From the Tachyglossus aculeatus isolate mTacAcu1 chromosome 21, mTacAcu1.pri, whole genome shotgun sequence genome, one window contains:
- the SEPTIN1 gene encoding septin-1: MVAGESGLGKSTLINSLFLTDLYKDRELPDASARLGQTLTIERRGVEIEEGGVKVKLTLVDTPGFGDAVDNADCWLPVVRFIEEQFERYLQDESGLNRKNIQDTRVHCCLYFISPFGRGLRPLDVAFLRAVHEKVNVVPVIGKADALTPTEAQTLKQKIRDQLEEEEISIYQFPDCDSDEDEDFKRQDAEMKESIPFAVIGSSTAVKDKSERTVRGRLYPWGTVEVENPRHCDFLNLRRMLVQTHLQDLKEVTHDLLYEGYRARCLQSLARPGARDRASRSKLSRQSATEFPLPMMPTAETEKLIREKDEELRRMQEMIAKMQAQMQQNQGEQPDVL, encoded by the exons GGGAATCGGGTTTGGGGAAATCAACGCTCATTAATAGccttttcctcactgatctctacAAGGACCGAGAACTGCCGGACGCCAGCG CTCGCCTGGGGCAGACCCTGACCATTGAACGCCGAGGAGTGGAGATCGAGGAGGGGGGCGTGAAGGTCAAACTCACTTTAGTGGACACCCCCGGGTTTGGAGACGCCGTGGACAATGCAGACTG CTGGCTGCCAGTGGTGCGGTTCATTGAGGAGCAGTTTGAGCGATACTTGCAGGACGAGAGTGGCCTGAACCGCAAGAACATCCAGGACACCCGAGTTCACTGCTGCCTGTACTTCATCTCTCCCTTCGGCCGTGG GCTCCGGCCCCTGGACGTGGCCTTCCTCCGGGCCGTGCACGAGAAGGTCAACGTAGTTCCGGTCATCGGAAAAGCTGACGCCCTGACGCCGACCGAGGCCCAGACTCTCAAACAGAAG ATCCGAGACcagctggaggaagaagagatcaGCATTTACCAGTTCCCAGACTGTGACTCGGACGAGGACGAAGACTTCAAGAGGCAGGATGCGGAGATGAAG GAGAGTATTCCCTTCGCCGTGATTGGCTCCAGCACAGCTGTGAAGGATAAATCGGAACGCACTGTGAGGGGCCGGCTTTATCCCTGGGGCACGGTGGAGG TGGAGAACCCCCGGCACTGCGATTTCCTCAACCTCCGAAGGATGCTCGTGCAGACCCACCTGCAGGACCTGAAGGAGGTGACCCACGACCTGCTCTACGAAGGGTACCGAGCCCGCTGCCTCCAGAGCCTGGCTCGCCCGGGGGCCCGCGACCGCGCCAGCCGCAG CAAGCTGTCTCGCCAAAGCGCCACTGAGTTTCCCCTTCCTATGATGCCTACGGCTGAGACGGAGAAACTGATCcgagagaaggatgaggag ctCCGCCGGATGCAGGAGATGATTGCGAAGATGCAAGCGCAGATGCAGCAGAATCAAGGGGAGCAGCCTGATGTCCTGTGA
- the MYLPF gene encoding myosin regulatory light chain 2, skeletal muscle isoform isoform X1 codes for MAPKKARRRAAVEGGSSNVFSMFDQTQIQEFKEAFTVIDQNRDGIIDKEDLRDTFAAMGRLNVKNEELEAMMKEASGPINFTVFLTMFGEKLKGADPEDVITGAFKVLDPEGKGSIKKQFLEELLTTQCDRFSQAEIKNMWAAFPPDVGGNVDYKNICYVITHGDAKDQE; via the exons ATG GCACCCAAGAAGGCCAGGAGAAGGGCAGCGGTGGAGGGCGGCAGCTCCAACGTCTTCTCCATGTTCGACCAAACACAGATCCAGGAGTTCAAGGAG GCCTTCACCGTAATTGACCAGAACCGAGATGGTATCATCGACAAAGAAGACCTGAGGGACACCTTTGCTGCCATGG GCCGTCTGAATGTGAAGAACGAGGAGCTGGAAGCCATGATGAAGGAGGCCAGCGGCCCCATCAACTTCACGGTCTTCCTGACCATGTTCGGAGAGAAGCTAAAAG GTGCCGACCCCGAGGACGTCATCACCGGAGCCTTCAAAGTTCTGGACCCCGAAGGGAAGGGATCGATCAAGAAGCAGTT CCTGGAGGAGCTGCTCACTACCCAGTGCGACCGATTCTCCCAGGCGGAG ATCAAGAACATGTGGGCAGCCTTCCCTCCCGATGTGGGCGGCAATGTAGACTACAAGAACATCTGCTACGTCATCACTCATGGTGATGCCAAGGACCAGGAGTAA
- the MYLPF gene encoding myosin regulatory light chain 2, skeletal muscle isoform isoform X2, with protein MFDQTQIQEFKEAFTVIDQNRDGIIDKEDLRDTFAAMGRLNVKNEELEAMMKEASGPINFTVFLTMFGEKLKGADPEDVITGAFKVLDPEGKGSIKKQFLEELLTTQCDRFSQAEIKNMWAAFPPDVGGNVDYKNICYVITHGDAKDQE; from the exons ATGTTCGACCAAACACAGATCCAGGAGTTCAAGGAG GCCTTCACCGTAATTGACCAGAACCGAGATGGTATCATCGACAAAGAAGACCTGAGGGACACCTTTGCTGCCATGG GCCGTCTGAATGTGAAGAACGAGGAGCTGGAAGCCATGATGAAGGAGGCCAGCGGCCCCATCAACTTCACGGTCTTCCTGACCATGTTCGGAGAGAAGCTAAAAG GTGCCGACCCCGAGGACGTCATCACCGGAGCCTTCAAAGTTCTGGACCCCGAAGGGAAGGGATCGATCAAGAAGCAGTT CCTGGAGGAGCTGCTCACTACCCAGTGCGACCGATTCTCCCAGGCGGAG ATCAAGAACATGTGGGCAGCCTTCCCTCCCGATGTGGGCGGCAATGTAGACTACAAGAACATCTGCTACGTCATCACTCATGGTGATGCCAAGGACCAGGAGTAA